One Onthophagus taurus isolate NC chromosome 11, IU_Otau_3.0, whole genome shotgun sequence genomic window carries:
- the LOC111423720 gene encoding malate dehydrogenase, cytoplasmic, producing MAEPIKVVVTGAAGQIAYSLLFMIGKGDVFGTDQPLILHLLDIPPMMGVLEAVHMELRDSALPLLRDVIITADPNVAFKDVSAAFLVGAMPRKQGMERKDLLRSNVSIFKTQGQAIDQYAKKDIKVLVVGNPANTNALICAKYAPSIPKENFTAMTRLDQNRAQAQVAAKLGVAVNEVYNVAVWGNHSSTQYPDISFAKIKQDGEEKDVLGLIQDDEWVRKEFLPTVQNRGAAIIAARKLSSAMSAAKAAADHMKDWWSGTPEGKFVNMGVISDGSYGAPNNVIFSFPLTIKDKKWSIVQGLVFDAFGKDKFDLTSKELVEERDEAMSIIEDADA from the exons atg GCTGAACCAATTAAAGTTGTTGTAACTGGTGCTGCTGGACAAATCGCTTACTCATTGTTATTCATGATAGGCAAAGGAGATGTTTTCGGAACTGATCAACCCCTTATCCTTCATTTATTGGATATTCCCCCAATGATGGGCGTCCTTGAAGCTGTTCATATGGAATTACGCGATAGCGCATTACCCCTTTTAAGAGATGTCATCATTACTGCTGACCCCAATGTTGCTTTTAAAGATGTTTCCGCCGCTTTTCTTGTAGGTGCTATGCCCCGTAAACAAGGAATGGAAAGGAAGGATTTATTAAG atCGAACGtctcaatttttaaaacgcaAGGTCAAGCAATCGATCAATACGcgaaaaaagatataaaagtcCTCGTTGTTGGTAATCCAGCAAATACAAACGCTTTAATTTGTGCCAAATACGCTCCATCGAtcccaaaagaaaattttacgGCGATGACGCGTTTAGATCAAAATAGAGCTCAAGCTCAAGTTGCTGCAAAATTGGGTGTAGCCGTTAACGAAGTTTACAATGTCGCCGTTTGGGGCAACCATTCTTCCACGCAATACCCTGATATTTCTTTTGCTAAAATCAAACAAGATGGAGAAGAGAAAGATGTTCTTGGTTTAATTCAAGACGACGAATGGGTTCGTAAAGAATTTTTGCCTACCGTCCAAAATCGTGGTGCTGCAATTATTGCTGCTAGAAAATTATCTTCAGCGATGTCTGCTGCTAAAGCTGCTGCTGATCACATGAAAGATTGGTGGTCTGGTACTCCAGAAggcaaatttgtaaatatggGCGTTATAAGTGATGGGAGTTATGGGGCTCCGAATAATGTGATTTTTTCATTCCCATTAacaattaaagataaaaaatggaGTATTGTTCAAGGATTGGTCTTTGATGCATTCGGAAAAGATAAGTTTGACCTTACATCTAAGGAATTGGTAGAAGAAAGAGATGAAGCTATGTCAATTATAGAGGATGCTGACGCATGA